TGATAAACCCGCCTGTGCAGGTGTACCGCTATGGGAAGTCCAAACAGCTATGTTTCACACAGCCTTTTAATTACTTTTTCTTCTTTGGAATTTTACCCTGTTGATCGACGAATTTCATGAAGTATTTTGCGACCTTGAAGATCATCAGCAGAATGGTTAGGGTTTTTGCAGCCTCAACGTACCAATACTGTTTTTTCTTTTTTTTGATCATAATCAACCACTCTTATATTTTATTTTTTCACAGTTTTTTCAAATGAGGTTCTTATGGAATATACGACAGGCACAATCGGAAGATGTATTGTAATGCGACTTGAGGAGGATGATGCGGTATACGAGTGCATCGAAACCGTTGCACGGAAAGAGGACATTGAGTGCGGTGCGATTTTGGTGATTGGTGGAGTGAAGAATGGTGGAGTTGTGGTGGGGCCTTCAGATCAAAACCAGCGTCCTCTTAAACCCATCGTGAAAAAGTTTAGCAATGCTCACGAAATCGCCGGTATCGGTACACTCTTTAGAAATGAAGCTAACGAACCGGTGCTGCACATGCACGCTTCACTGGGAAAAGAGGACTCACCCATTGTCGGGTGCCCCAGAGAGGGGTTGGATTGCTGGCTTGTGAATGAAATCATACTACTTGAGATTAAGGGTATAGATGCAAAAAGAGTGAAAGAACAGAGCGGCCTTGAGCTCCTTAAGCTCTT
This is a stretch of genomic DNA from Chitinispirillales bacterium ANBcel5. It encodes these proteins:
- a CDS encoding DNA-binding protein; amino-acid sequence: MEYTTGTIGRCIVMRLEEDDAVYECIETVARKEDIECGAILVIGGVKNGGVVVGPSDQNQRPLKPIVKKFSNAHEIAGIGTLFRNEANEPVLHMHASLGKEDSPIVGCPREGLDCWLVNEIILLEIKGIDAKRVKEQSGLELLKLFG